The Thiorhodovibrio litoralis genome includes a window with the following:
- a CDS encoding NAD(P)H-dependent glycerol-3-phosphate dehydrogenase, whose amino-acid sequence MATVAMIGAGSWGTALALQLCRNGHQVRLWGHEPALMERMAEARENRDFLPGFALPPALEPVSDLATAGADADAVVIVVPSQFFASVVAQLLPLLPADMGIGWATKGFDPEGGRLLHEVIREQSPQRELGVLSGPSFAGEVAKGLPTAVTVAASSEGYARSLAALFHGQRFRTYHHDDLIGVQVGGAAKNVLAIATGIADGLGFGANTRSALITRGLTELIRLGCALGARRETFMGLAGLGDLVLTCTDNQSRNRRLGLALAAGTPLKQAQSDIGQEVEGVITATAVHKLATSHQVDMPICEQVHAVLYQGRTPQEATTRLLERAGKPELD is encoded by the coding sequence ATGGCAACAGTGGCAATGATCGGGGCCGGCTCCTGGGGCACCGCGCTCGCGCTGCAACTCTGCCGCAACGGCCATCAGGTGCGCCTGTGGGGACATGAACCCGCGCTGATGGAGCGCATGGCCGAGGCGCGCGAAAACCGCGATTTTCTGCCCGGCTTTGCGCTGCCGCCAGCGCTGGAGCCAGTCAGTGACCTTGCCACTGCGGGGGCGGATGCTGATGCGGTGGTGATTGTCGTACCCAGCCAGTTCTTCGCCAGCGTGGTTGCCCAACTGCTCCCGCTGCTGCCCGCGGACATGGGCATTGGCTGGGCGACCAAAGGCTTCGACCCCGAAGGCGGGCGCCTGCTGCATGAAGTGATCCGTGAGCAGTCACCCCAGCGCGAGCTAGGTGTGCTGTCCGGCCCCAGCTTTGCCGGCGAGGTTGCCAAGGGCTTGCCGACCGCCGTCACAGTGGCAGCCAGTAGCGAGGGCTATGCGCGCTCGCTCGCGGCGCTCTTTCATGGCCAGCGTTTTCGCACCTACCACCACGATGATCTCATCGGCGTGCAGGTCGGCGGCGCCGCAAAGAACGTGCTCGCGATCGCCACCGGCATTGCCGATGGCCTCGGCTTTGGCGCCAACACCCGCTCAGCGCTCATCACCCGCGGCCTGACCGAACTGATCCGCCTCGGCTGCGCCCTCGGCGCCCGGCGCGAGACCTTCATGGGGCTCGCCGGCCTCGGCGATCTGGTGCTCACCTGCACCGACAACCAGTCGCGCAACCGTCGCCTCGGCCTGGCGCTGGCCGCCGGCACCCCCCTCAAACAAGCCCAGAGCGACATCGGCCAGGAGGTGGAAGGCGTCATCACCGCCACCGCCGTGCACAAGCTCGCCACCAGTCACCAGGTGGACATGCCCATCTGCGAGCAAGTCCATGCCGTGCTCTACCAAGGCCGCACCCCGCAAGAAGCCACTACCCGACTGCTCGAGCGCGCCGGCAAGCCCGAGCTCGACTAA
- a CDS encoding polysaccharide biosynthesis protein, translating to MGLAALYPLYNRLRSRTAAFAHDLIMVPTAWLLAFWTRFNFETIPTPFLNSAWRALALVLPICALVYWLFGLYRGVWRFASLPDLTRILKAAVTASALSMIALFVLNRLAEVPRSVSVLFLLYQLVLLAGPRLLYRSIKDRRLTLKDAQRVLIVGAGRAGEMLVRDMLRDPAHRYQPIAFVDDRPRRRGGAIHGVPIKGPVDELPQLVERLGIDLVLLAVPSASARQMRHLVERCERSGRPFRTVPQLESLMTGQVSINQLRDVSIEDLLGRTPVQLDWDGIRAGLAGRRILVTGAGGSIGSELCRQLIATGAESLILVDACEFNLYRIELELRETHPDVALRRFLLDVTDGEILNGLFRRESPQIVFHAAAYKHVPLLEDQVRAAVRNNVLGTQVVATAAAQAGCERFVLISTDKAVNPANVMGATKRVAEQLCLKQARSSETRFIIVRFGNVLGSAGSVVPLFKRQIAQGGPLTVTDPEVERFFMTIPEACQLIMQAAAIGQGGEIFALDMGEPVKIRFLAEQMIRLSGREPDVDIPIRYIGLRPGEKRFEELFYKDEDTLPTQHPKIRAARRPATAAAAEIDLAVLEGLLSALNAGDEQHLRQALARLVPEWSA from the coding sequence ATGGGCTTGGCGGCACTGTATCCGCTCTACAATCGGCTGCGTTCGCGCACGGCTGCGTTCGCTCACGACCTCATCATGGTGCCGACTGCCTGGCTGCTGGCATTCTGGACGCGGTTTAATTTCGAGACGATTCCCACGCCTTTTTTGAACAGCGCCTGGCGCGCGCTGGCGTTGGTGCTGCCGATCTGCGCGCTGGTCTACTGGCTTTTCGGGCTCTATCGCGGTGTGTGGCGTTTTGCTTCCCTGCCCGATCTGACGCGCATCCTCAAAGCCGCGGTCACCGCCTCGGCGCTCAGCATGATTGCGCTCTTTGTGCTTAACCGGCTCGCGGAGGTTCCGCGCTCGGTCTCGGTGCTTTTTCTGCTTTATCAGCTGGTCTTATTAGCCGGCCCGCGCTTGCTTTACCGCTCGATCAAAGACCGGCGCCTGACGCTTAAGGATGCGCAGCGGGTGCTGATTGTTGGCGCCGGTCGGGCGGGGGAAATGCTGGTGCGCGACATGCTGCGTGATCCGGCGCATCGCTACCAGCCGATTGCCTTTGTTGACGATCGCCCGCGACGGCGAGGGGGCGCCATTCATGGCGTGCCAATCAAAGGGCCGGTGGATGAGTTGCCCCAGCTGGTCGAGCGTCTTGGCATCGATCTGGTGCTGCTCGCGGTGCCAAGCGCTTCCGCCCGCCAGATGCGACATCTGGTCGAGCGCTGTGAGCGCTCGGGCCGACCCTTTCGCACCGTCCCTCAGCTTGAGAGCCTGATGACGGGACAAGTGAGCATCAATCAACTGCGGGATGTGTCGATTGAAGATTTGCTCGGGCGCACTCCGGTGCAACTCGATTGGGACGGGATTCGCGCTGGACTGGCCGGCCGTCGCATTCTGGTGACAGGCGCTGGCGGCTCAATCGGTTCCGAGCTGTGCCGACAACTGATCGCAACCGGGGCTGAATCACTGATTTTGGTCGATGCCTGCGAGTTCAATCTGTATCGTATCGAGCTTGAACTGCGCGAAACGCACCCGGATGTCGCGCTGCGACGCTTTTTGCTCGATGTCACCGATGGCGAGATTCTGAACGGGCTTTTTCGGCGCGAGTCACCGCAGATCGTGTTTCATGCCGCGGCCTACAAGCATGTTCCGCTGCTTGAGGATCAGGTTCGCGCGGCGGTGCGAAACAACGTGCTCGGCACTCAGGTGGTCGCCACTGCGGCAGCCCAGGCTGGCTGCGAGCGTTTCGTGCTGATCTCAACCGACAAGGCAGTGAATCCTGCCAACGTCATGGGCGCAACAAAACGTGTAGCCGAGCAGCTGTGTCTTAAGCAAGCGAGAAGCTCTGAAACGCGCTTTATTATCGTGCGTTTTGGTAACGTGCTCGGTTCCGCTGGTAGCGTGGTGCCTTTGTTTAAGCGCCAGATCGCGCAGGGCGGCCCCTTGACGGTGACTGATCCAGAAGTCGAGCGGTTTTTCATGACCATTCCCGAGGCCTGCCAGCTCATTATGCAGGCGGCGGCGATCGGCCAGGGTGGGGAGATTTTTGCGCTCGACATGGGCGAGCCGGTCAAGATTCGCTTCCTCGCCGAGCAGATGATTCGGCTTTCCGGGCGCGAGCCCGATGTCGATATTCCCATCCGCTACATTGGCCTGCGCCCCGGCGAAAAGCGTTTCGAGGAACTCTTTTACAAGGATGAAGACACCCTGCCAACTCAGCATCCGAAGATCCGCGCCGCGCGCCGCCCGGCGACTGCAGCGGCGGCTGAAATTGACCTGGCGGTGCTCGAGGGACTGCTCAGCGCCCTGAACGCGGGGGATGAACAGCACCTGCGCCAGGCGCTTGCCCGCTTGGTGCCGGAATGGTCCGCGTGA
- a CDS encoding MraY family glycosyltransferase encodes MHQQPTPRTGGLAIIAGFSLGLVLYISVAGWPASAQVGRLLGALLLAVAIVGGVSLIDDLRELPRRYRLLAHILAAAVLVTGGMRWETSGLPGIQTPLPALLVWPLSVLLIVWMINLYNFMDGMDGFAATMALFGFGALAWLGFSQGAWLFALVNALVVASASGFLSLNFPPARLFMGDVGSSVLGLFAAGLSLRGAQQGLFPLWVAVLAFSPFIVDATWTLLRRALKGERVWEAHRSHHYQRLVLAGWSHRKTLVRASVLMAAAALCAVAAPRLAITEQWTLILAWAGIYALIHWRVTLAERQIKRQAALR; translated from the coding sequence TTGCACCAGCAGCCGACGCCGCGCACCGGCGGCTTGGCGATCATCGCAGGTTTTAGCCTGGGGCTGGTGCTGTATATCAGCGTTGCTGGCTGGCCTGCATCCGCGCAAGTCGGACGCCTTTTGGGCGCGCTCTTATTGGCGGTCGCGATTGTCGGCGGCGTGTCCCTGATTGATGATCTGCGCGAACTGCCGCGTCGCTACCGACTGCTGGCGCATATACTCGCCGCGGCCGTGCTGGTTACAGGTGGCATGCGCTGGGAGACCAGCGGGCTGCCAGGCATTCAGACCCCGCTGCCAGCGTTGCTGGTGTGGCCGCTGAGTGTTTTGTTGATTGTATGGATGATCAATCTTTATAACTTCATGGATGGCATGGACGGCTTTGCCGCGACCATGGCCCTCTTTGGCTTTGGTGCGCTGGCATGGCTTGGGTTTTCTCAGGGAGCCTGGCTCTTTGCCCTGGTCAATGCGCTTGTTGTAGCCTCGGCCAGCGGCTTTCTGAGCTTGAATTTCCCGCCAGCGCGGCTGTTCATGGGTGATGTCGGCTCCTCTGTGTTGGGTCTTTTCGCCGCCGGCCTCAGTCTTAGGGGAGCGCAACAAGGGCTATTCCCGCTGTGGGTAGCGGTGCTGGCGTTCTCGCCCTTCATCGTCGATGCCACCTGGACATTGTTGCGCCGCGCCTTGAAGGGTGAGCGAGTATGGGAGGCGCACCGCTCCCATCATTACCAGCGTCTGGTTCTGGCTGGCTGGAGTCACCGCAAAACGCTTGTGCGCGCCAGTGTGCTAATGGCAGCCGCAGCGCTTTGTGCTGTGGCCGCGCCCCGCCTTGCGATCACCGAGCAGTGGACTTTGATCCTGGCCTGGGCGGGAATCTATGCGCTGATCCACTGGCGGGTGACTCTGGCAGAGCGTCAAATTAAGCGCCAGGCTGCGCTGCGCTGA
- a CDS encoding rhodanese-like domain-containing protein, whose translation MLAQLVEFAGNHWILFLALIVISALLIHNLIVGDKGSVDPLGATDLINRREAAVIDVRPSGDYAKGHIINAVNIPMNGFRNQTGTLAKFKTKPVVISCRSGSQSQMACGILRKQGFEEVYNLRGGVMAWQNANLPLTRKKH comes from the coding sequence ATGCTTGCCCAACTTGTTGAATTTGCCGGCAACCACTGGATTCTGTTCCTCGCCCTGATCGTCATCTCAGCCCTGCTGATCCATAACCTGATCGTCGGCGACAAGGGCTCGGTCGACCCCTTGGGTGCAACTGATCTGATCAACCGTCGTGAAGCCGCGGTGATCGACGTGCGCCCAAGCGGGGATTATGCCAAGGGGCATATCATCAACGCGGTCAACATCCCGATGAATGGCTTCCGCAACCAGACCGGCACCCTGGCAAAATTCAAGACCAAACCCGTTGTGATCTCCTGCCGCTCGGGCTCGCAATCGCAGATGGCCTGCGGCATCCTGCGCAAGCAGGGCTTCGAGGAAGTCTACAACCTGCGCGGCGGCGTCATGGCCTGGCAGAACGCCAATTTGCCCCTGACCCGCAAAAAGCACTGA
- a CDS encoding ArsR/SmtB family transcription factor codes for MASDSKQPFATPGAPPPSANAPQEAARADPLADASADPLSEELLTDDGDIERASRSLKAMSHPLRLKILCILGDEEVSVQDIVEHVGTSQSNISQHLAILRDKGILASRKDANRVFYRVSDSRTLQLIRLMREVFCHHGH; via the coding sequence ATGGCATCCGATTCAAAACAGCCGTTCGCAACGCCCGGCGCGCCACCGCCATCCGCCAATGCGCCGCAAGAGGCTGCGCGGGCTGATCCTTTGGCCGATGCGTCAGCCGACCCACTCAGTGAGGAGCTACTCACCGACGACGGCGACATCGAGCGCGCCTCGCGCTCCCTTAAGGCCATGTCGCATCCGCTGCGGCTGAAAATTCTGTGCATTCTTGGCGATGAGGAAGTCAGCGTACAGGATATTGTTGAACACGTCGGCACCTCACAAAGCAATATCTCCCAACATTTGGCAATTCTTCGCGACAAAGGCATTCTTGCTTCGCGCAAGGACGCTAATCGGGTATTTTATCGCGTCAGCGACTCGCGTACCCTGCAGCTCATCCGCCTGATGCGCGAGGTTTTCTGTCACCACGGCCACTGA
- a CDS encoding murein hydrolase activator EnvC family protein, translated as MRLALWAALASTLLSTFAPRLAWSVTQGEPGLDAAGAADAGSGDSQSLSSIEQQVEVLERDLREREARRDQLYADLELTERDISALALGGRQLGAMVDEQRQALAELRVRQETVRLELDAERAVLAELLRSAHAMGRGDRLRMVLNQEDVTRSGRLFGYYRALGQRRARQIARVDQQAKRLKGLSQQTAAEAERLAELARRQEETRQRLHAAQEERSLIVANLERTIAAGRDRVEGLRENAAQLRALATELSRQSEIRDVLDLDRESLAARRGALHWPVRGARVLTSFRPRATGDLHGDGVLLSATPGEDVHAVHGGQVVYADWLRGFGLLLVIDHHDGYMTIYGHNQSLLKEPGEWVGAGETIALAGASGGGDRDGLYFALRHQGRPLDPRLWCSDGIR; from the coding sequence ATGAGACTGGCCCTGTGGGCGGCGCTGGCGTCAACTCTGCTGTCAACTTTTGCGCCGCGGCTAGCCTGGTCCGTTACCCAGGGCGAGCCAGGGCTGGATGCAGCGGGAGCGGCGGACGCAGGGTCAGGCGACTCGCAAAGCCTGTCGTCGATCGAGCAGCAGGTGGAGGTGCTCGAGCGCGATCTGCGTGAGCGCGAGGCCCGCCGTGACCAACTCTATGCTGATCTCGAGCTAACCGAGCGCGATATCTCGGCCCTTGCGCTGGGCGGGCGGCAGCTCGGTGCCATGGTGGATGAGCAACGCCAGGCGCTGGCTGAGCTGCGCGTGCGCCAGGAGACGGTGCGCTTGGAGCTGGACGCCGAGCGCGCGGTGCTGGCCGAGCTGTTGCGCTCCGCGCATGCGATGGGCCGCGGTGATCGGCTGCGCATGGTGCTCAATCAGGAGGACGTCACCCGCAGCGGGCGCCTGTTCGGCTACTACCGCGCCCTTGGCCAAAGGCGCGCGCGCCAGATCGCGCGGGTCGATCAACAAGCCAAACGGCTCAAGGGACTGAGTCAGCAAACCGCCGCTGAGGCCGAGCGCCTCGCCGAGCTCGCCCGACGCCAGGAGGAAACGCGCCAGCGGCTGCATGCGGCCCAGGAGGAGCGCTCGTTGATCGTCGCCAACCTGGAGCGCACCATTGCCGCCGGTCGTGATCGGGTCGAAGGCCTGCGCGAGAATGCCGCGCAGCTGCGCGCGCTGGCCACTGAGCTCAGCCGCCAGAGTGAGATTCGCGATGTGCTTGACCTTGACCGGGAGAGCCTCGCCGCTCGGCGCGGTGCCTTGCACTGGCCGGTGCGCGGCGCGCGCGTGCTAACCAGTTTTCGCCCGCGCGCAACCGGCGACCTGCATGGGGACGGCGTGCTGCTCTCGGCAACGCCGGGCGAGGATGTACATGCCGTGCATGGCGGGCAGGTAGTCTATGCTGACTGGCTGCGCGGTTTCGGGCTGCTGCTGGTCATCGACCACCACGATGGCTACATGACCATTTACGGGCATAATCAAAGCCTGCTGAAGGAACCCGGGGAATGGGTCGGGGCCGGCGAGACCATCGCACTGGCTGGGGCTAGCGGCGGTGGCGACCGCGATGGGCTCTATTTCGCGCTGCGCCACCAGGGCAGACCGCTCGACCCGCGCCTTTGGTGCTCTGATGGCATTCGCTAG
- a CDS encoding DJ-1 family glyoxalase III, with the protein MPRVLVPLAQGCEELEAVTIIDLLRRAEIEVITAGLEDGPVRASRGVVLLPDQSLDAVLDQTFDLIVLPGGLPGADHLERDQRIRDLLRRQAESGRRVAAICAAPKVLASAGLLDGHQATSYPGAVDPADYPRVKFTDAPVVVDALVVTSRGPGTAMDFALELVAQLSGDAQRDKVAAALVRT; encoded by the coding sequence ATGCCTCGCGTACTGGTTCCCCTGGCTCAGGGGTGTGAAGAGCTCGAAGCCGTGACCATTATCGATTTGCTGCGCCGCGCCGAGATCGAAGTAATCACCGCCGGCCTGGAAGACGGGCCGGTGCGCGCCAGCCGCGGCGTGGTGCTGCTGCCTGATCAATCGCTCGACGCCGTGCTCGATCAGACCTTCGATCTGATCGTCCTGCCCGGCGGCCTGCCTGGCGCCGATCACCTCGAGCGTGACCAGCGCATTCGCGATCTGCTGCGGCGCCAGGCCGAGTCCGGCCGCCGGGTTGCCGCCATCTGCGCCGCACCCAAGGTGCTGGCCAGCGCCGGCCTGCTCGATGGCCACCAGGCCACCAGCTATCCCGGCGCTGTCGATCCCGCCGACTATCCGCGGGTGAAGTTCACCGACGCGCCTGTGGTGGTTGATGCCCTGGTGGTCACCTCCCGCGGGCCCGGCACCGCGATGGACTTCGCGCTGGAGTTGGTCGCGCAGCTTTCAGGCGATGCCCAACGCGACAAGGTCGCGGCCGCGCTGGTGCGGACTTGA
- a CDS encoding S41 family peptidase — protein MLKLSFPANRMPCSGSVSETVRQRASSAVIAAPALVAAACLLSLTTLAVSAEPPKPYTPAPDVEPLTQPAAQPAESAPAPAENKAEPDSHAQDTAGDQGEDQGEADAAETAAEKEDESALPLEQLRSFAEVFGRIKSDYVEPVDDKALLKAAIRGMLSGLDPHSSYLDAEEYEDLQVGTKGEFGGLGIEVGMEDGFVKVIAPIDDTPAERAGVQAGDVVVRIDDKPVKGMSLGDAVKLMRGEPGTGIELTIMRDGEDKPLKIAIERDIIQVASVKGRMLEPGYAYIRVSNFQSRTTEDMRRKIEELRLKAKQPADTAESAAAPSETEQDQDLTESDSETSAAATGDPIKGLVLDLRNNPGGVLNSAVGVSDAFLRGGLIVYTQGRVEDARMEFKAGPDDILEDAPLVVLVNGGSASASEIVAGALQDQGRAIIMGTDTFGKGSVQTIVPVDETTALKLTTARYYTPSGRSIQAHGIEPDIGLERGSLTLADKPDVAPLKEANLVRHLEDDAADENAADETDAEQSLAAKDYQLSEALNVLKALSLARTRTSFKPEILVPPQSN, from the coding sequence ATGCTCAAGCTTTCCTTTCCCGCGAATCGGATGCCGTGTTCAGGCTCGGTGTCGGAGACTGTTCGCCAGCGCGCCAGCTCGGCGGTCATCGCCGCTCCTGCACTGGTTGCCGCAGCCTGTCTGCTGTCGCTGACCACCCTGGCGGTGAGCGCAGAGCCGCCGAAACCCTATACCCCCGCGCCGGATGTCGAGCCACTGACACAGCCCGCTGCTCAGCCGGCTGAGTCCGCGCCAGCACCAGCTGAAAACAAAGCCGAGCCGGACTCACATGCGCAAGACACTGCGGGGGATCAAGGCGAGGACCAAGGCGAAGCAGACGCAGCGGAAACCGCTGCAGAGAAGGAGGACGAGTCTGCGCTGCCGCTGGAGCAGCTGCGTTCCTTTGCCGAGGTCTTCGGTCGCATCAAGAGCGATTATGTTGAGCCCGTCGATGACAAGGCTCTGCTCAAGGCTGCCATTCGGGGCATGCTCTCGGGCCTGGACCCGCATTCCTCGTACCTGGATGCCGAGGAGTATGAAGATCTCCAGGTTGGCACCAAGGGTGAGTTCGGTGGCCTGGGCATTGAGGTTGGGATGGAAGATGGCTTCGTGAAGGTCATCGCCCCAATCGACGACACCCCGGCGGAACGCGCTGGCGTGCAAGCCGGCGACGTGGTCGTGCGCATCGATGACAAGCCGGTCAAAGGGATGTCGCTCGGCGACGCGGTCAAGCTGATGCGCGGCGAGCCGGGCACCGGCATTGAGCTCACCATTATGCGCGATGGCGAGGATAAGCCGCTGAAGATCGCCATCGAGCGTGACATCATCCAGGTCGCCAGCGTCAAGGGGCGGATGCTTGAGCCGGGCTATGCCTATATTCGCGTTTCCAATTTCCAGTCCCGCACCACCGAGGACATGCGCCGGAAAATCGAGGAGCTGAGACTTAAGGCCAAGCAGCCAGCGGATACCGCTGAGTCAGCTGCAGCTCCAAGCGAGACGGAGCAGGATCAGGATCTGACCGAAAGTGACTCGGAGACGAGCGCAGCAGCCACCGGCGATCCCATCAAAGGGCTGGTGCTGGACCTGCGCAACAACCCAGGCGGTGTGCTCAATAGTGCCGTAGGCGTCAGCGATGCCTTTCTGCGTGGCGGACTGATCGTTTACACCCAGGGCCGGGTCGAGGACGCGCGCATGGAATTCAAGGCCGGCCCGGATGACATCCTTGAAGACGCCCCCTTGGTGGTGCTGGTTAATGGCGGCAGTGCCTCGGCCTCGGAGATCGTCGCCGGAGCGCTGCAGGATCAGGGGCGCGCCATCATCATGGGGACGGATACCTTCGGCAAGGGCTCGGTCCAGACCATCGTCCCGGTCGATGAAACCACGGCGCTCAAGCTCACCACGGCCCGCTACTACACCCCCTCGGGCCGTTCGATTCAGGCCCATGGCATCGAGCCCGACATTGGCCTGGAACGCGGCAGCCTGACTCTGGCCGACAAGCCGGACGTGGCACCACTGAAGGAAGCCAATCTGGTGCGGCACTTAGAGGACGACGCGGCGGATGAGAATGCAGCGGACGAAACCGACGCCGAGCAGTCGCTGGCGGCAAAGGACTATCAGCTCAGCGAGGCGCTGAATGTGCTGAAAGCACTCAGCCTCGCCCGCACCCGCACCTCTTTCAAGCCCGAGATTCTGGTGCCGCCACAAAGCAACTGA
- the secB gene encoding protein-export chaperone SecB, with product MAEKDTPEQAPNAAPEQQQAQDHQVLIRTIYTKDLSYEGPNVPEIFRDEWKPEVALQFDIKVNPLVEDTFEVVLTLTVTVKVGEKTAYLVELQQAGILSVKGFKEEELAPLFYVYAPSVLFPYARQTVTDLVAKGGFPHLVLQHIHFDQVYAQKVAEQQAAAGTKPH from the coding sequence ATGGCTGAGAAAGACACCCCAGAGCAGGCGCCAAATGCGGCGCCAGAGCAGCAACAGGCTCAGGATCATCAGGTCCTGATCCGCACCATCTACACCAAGGACCTCTCCTACGAAGGGCCCAATGTTCCCGAGATCTTTCGCGATGAATGGAAGCCCGAGGTCGCGCTGCAATTCGACATCAAGGTGAATCCGCTGGTCGAAGACACCTTCGAGGTGGTACTCACCCTCACCGTCACCGTAAAGGTTGGCGAGAAAACCGCTTACCTGGTCGAGCTGCAGCAAGCCGGCATCTTGAGCGTAAAAGGATTCAAGGAAGAAGAGCTCGCGCCCTTGTTCTATGTCTATGCGCCGAGCGTCCTCTTCCCCTACGCGCGCCAGACGGTGACGGACCTGGTCGCCAAGGGCGGTTTTCCGCACCTGGTGCTGCAGCACATCCATTTCGACCAAGTCTACGCGCAAAAGGTCGCCGAGCAGCAGGCCGCCGCCGGCACCAAGCCGCACTGA